In Candidatus Thermoplasmatota archaeon, the genomic stretch CAAATTCTGGCCAACGCTATGGCTACCGCTAACTAAATCCATAAAATTTTTTTCACGCCCTGGGCAGGTGTTCTATGGCATCCGCCTCTGGCGGGTGCGCCTGCCCAGAAGTAAAAATGTTTGTTAGAAGAAAAATAGCGTGATTCACCCCCATGCTAAAGTCTGGGGATTTCTCGCTCACAAAATGTTAAGAAGTTTAACAATGTTTCTTTTGAATCTGGTGATGGATCTGGGATGACATACATAAAAACCGCTTTTAAAGATGTTTGTTATTTTTCGTTGTACAATAGTGGAAGAATTGTTGGATATTTTGGCAAACCAGAGGATCGTGAACCTGATTTTGTTATAGGATCTGATTCAAATATTAATCCACTTACAAAAAAGTATTACTTTATGGACAACCCTGCTCCAATCAGATACAAAGATAGTCTTATTGTGTTGTGTGGTTACACAAAGAGAATCGAGGTGTGGAAAAACATACCTGATGAAAGTGGGGCTCTTCCTGATATTGTTTATGATCTTGAATTTGAACCGATAAGCGGGGCTGTTTATGATGATAAATTTTTTGTGATAGGCAGAGGAGGATATGCCCAGGGGTTTTTGCGGTTTGGAACTGCTCTAGTTTGTTAAATGGTGAACAACCATTAATACTTTTAAATAAAAAAACTAGGAAGTATTGATATTAATGAAGGCAAGGGAATCACTTTTGATGACAAATACGCCTACATCACAGTTAATGGTAAATTGTATGTTTGGAACAAACCTTTTGATTGGAACCAAAACCCTGTGAAAGAAATCAAAATGGATTCTGATATTGGTAAAATTAGCAGCAATGGTGAAAAACTTGCTTGTGTTTACAGTGGTACTACAAATACTATCATAATCATAGACATTCAAACCATACTCAATGACACACCAGATTATATTGAAGTTTTATCAGAACCAGGTATACATTTTAATCTACCACAAGATGTTTTCATCGATGGTAACCATTTATTTGTTGCTGATACCAATTTTAATAGAGTTCTTATTTGGAATAATATACCATCCTCAGGAAGCGACATTCCTGATATTGTGATTGGTCAAAACTCTTTTGAATGTACTCTGCAACCCAAGTTTACAAAAGATGGGTTATTTTTCCCAGGTGGGGTTTGGTTTGATGGAAACTTTTTATGGGTTGGTGAATTTAAGTTTTCTCATAGAGTTCTGCGTTATTCTATACATTAATAGTATCAACAGGGTAAAAGTGTACAAACGCAAAAATGAATCTATAGTTTTTCCACCAGATTCCTTTCACTAAACATGATAGTAGTACCACAAATTTGTCTAAAATTTATGAATACAAAACTATATAAACAACGGAGACCTTGGTACTTACGATAAAATAATAAAATATCAGGATTCTAAAAATCTGTTATTCTGGTTTTATAGAATTTAACTGTTTTTGTTTTTTTATCAGAAGTAAAAAAAAAATAAGCAAAATGAGGCTAAAAAAAAATGAATCGAAGAAGAAACAAAAAATCATCCAATATAATTAAAATTTCCAATAGAAAAGTTACCAGATGTAGTAAGTTATCGCTGCCTGTTTTTGAAAACGGTATATGCGATGAATTTAAAACCGAGCTTGGTAAAGAAGTAGAAAGAAATTGTAAAAACTGTATGTATTCATTTTAATGTTAAATTAACATAAAAAAAAATTTTTTTATAAATAGGTGAAAAGAAAATGAAATTTGAAGAAATAAACATAAACAAAAAACTTATAGAAACAATACATAGACGAGGATTCGAAGAATTAACTGCGATCCAAGAAAAATGTTTACCAGAGATAATAAAAGGTAGAGACGTGATAGGGCAATCAGAAACAGGATCAGGGAAAACACTGGCTTTTTGTCTACCGATATTGGATAAAATTATTCCAGGTGCGGGACTACAAACAGTTGTTCTAACACCAACAAGGGAACTATGTGTACAAGTAAGCGAGGTATTTGCAGAATATGGAAAAAACCTTGGAATAAAAACAACTAGCGTGTATGGTGGTGTAGGAATAGAGCCACAGATAATGGAACTAAGAACATCAGACATAGTAATTGGTACACCTGGTAGAATGCTTGATCATCTACGCAGAAAAACCATGGGTTTAAGTAAAGTAAGATTCCTAGTGCTTGATGAATTCGATAAAATGCTAGAGATGGGTTTTATAGAGGACGTCGAGCAGATAATAAAGCAAGTACCAAAAAACAGACAAACATTGATGTTCAGCGCAACACTATTATCAGATGTTGACAGGTTTATCCACAAACACATGAACAACCCCCTGGTTTTACAAACACAATCGTATGTGGATGAGAGTAAACTAGAACAAATCTATTACGACATATACCCACAAAACAACAAATTCTCCATCCTTGTGCATCTACTTAAAAACAACAAAGAAGGACTAGCAATAGTATTCTGCGCTACAAGACGAGAATCAGATATCGTCGCAAAGAACCTAAGATACCATGGCATCCATGCCTCAGCAATACATGGTGGGATGAGCCAAAACAAAAGATCACAATCACTCAACTCTTTAAAAAACCAACAAACAGATGTCCTAGTAGCAACAGATGTAGCAGCCAGAGGATTGGATATAAAAAACGTAACACACATCTACCACTATGATGTACCAAAAACAGCAACACAATATATACACAGAATAGGTAGAACAGCACGCGCAGGGGCAAACGGAAAAACAATAACGTTACTAACACAACCTGACCATGACAACTTCAGACGAGTGCAGAGCAACAACGACCTAAAAATAGAAAGAGCAAAAATCCCAGATTACAAAAACGTCTCATTCTCCAGAAAAGACTACAGACACAACAAAAGACCATTCCAAAGAAAATACCATCATTCTTTTGGAAAATACAAGACTATAAACCATAATAATTACTAGAAATTTTATAAAGAACTCACTCACACTAAAAATATATTTTTACCAAAAAAAATTTGATCAAAAATCAATTGTCAGAATCTACAGACCCAATTGCCCATACACCATCACCGAAACTACCAAAAACAACCCGTGGCTCACCGTTTTTCATCAAAATCGTGTATTCACCAAATGCAAGATTAATTGATCGCAATGGTCCCTCAAAAAGTTTAACCTTCCATAATAACGAGTTATTTGCTGCTAAATCAATAGCAATAACATAACTATTAGCTTTTATTGGTCTTAAAGCAGTCGCTGAAACAATCAAAACAGGGTTTGTATCATTCCCACACATAGTCATAACCGAAGAAGGTAGATGAAATCCTTTTTCTTGAACAATATCATCTATAACAATCCTCTCTAAAATACTTCCATCTTCTGTAGAAAAACGAGTCAACATTCCACCAAATTGATCCACATACCAGAAACCTCCTCTTGGGTCATATGTAAAGGATGCTAAGGTTGTACGAGGATATGGCACCCTCCATTTTTCTTCCCAGTGATCACCTTTGTCAGTTACCGCAAATACGTGGGGATCCATACGTAAACTCGGATTTGACCTATAACCATCAAAATATATAGTATCATTAATCAACGTAGGGCTTGCCTGGCTTGGACCACCGAACTCAAAATACCAAGCCACAGATAATCGTTCATCAATATTCTGGTTATCAGGATCAACATCAATTGCGTATAACCTAGCATGACGAAGTAAAGTAGGCATACCTTTTGGTCCTTCATAATGAGTCGAAATATACACCCTGTTCCCATTCACACAAGGCGTATTTATAGTTGAAAAAAAACCCTTACCATCAACCCTTAACAGACGATCTAAAAAACGAACCCTCTCATTTTCCCCAAGATATCTATAGGCTATAAGCGAACCATCACTAGAATTAAATGCATAAAGAGGCCCTCCCATTGTTGCAATAATTATTGTACCATCCTCAGTAATAACCGGACTCCAAGGAAGCCCACCATAAGGCAACTCTGAAACCCATTCAACAATCTTACCATCAACATCATAATCAAAAATATCAATCATAGTAACAATACGATTATCACATATGATAACCCGACCATGAACATCAACCATAGGCGCAGATGAAACAGTCCAAAAATTCAATAAATCACCAGATGACCATATTCGATTCCCATCATAATCATAAATAACAAGAGTATCTTTTTTCCCAGCAAAAGTACAAGCAGCAATTTCCCCATTTCCAGATATACCATTTCCTAATGAACCAGTTTTTTCTCCTATTAAACCAGTGCAATGCCATAGTATCTTCACATTGTTTTTTGGTACAGGCAAACAAACATAATCTGACAAATGAGGATTACTATGAACCATTCCGCCCCCCCATTCAGGTAAAATAAAATCTATTTTATCATCTGCATTCACGGTTCTGATAAAAAGTACTGCAAGTAGAAAAAAAACTGAAAGCACTACTATAATACTTTTTTTCATAAGGTTATATCTTTATTTACAAGTATAAATATATTTTCATTTAATTATATAAAATTTATATTTTATATATCATTCTAATAATTAATACAATCCTAAAATTAGAAAATGCCCTATAACGTCTAAACCATAATCCAGACATTACAAACTATTATCAAAAATCTCACCTATAACACAAAATATAGATTTCAGAAAAACATTATGATAAGATAGCTGCCTATTTTTTTATTATCGCTGATGGTACCACGAAGTTAATTATTGTTGATCCTCCTGATGATATCTCTTTGTTGGCATATACCACACTTTAGGAGCGGTATATCCTTCATCAACAAATAATTTCCAAGTACCATTTTCATATCATTCAATAATTGTAATTTTAAAGATAGAATCGCCCTAAAACCTGGGATGTAACCATGTCGGGCTAGCTGCAGTTAGTCAGGAATGCCACCAGTCTATTTTGACTAGTAGTGCAGGCATGCATTTTGGCAACTACAAAAACCATGGTCTCAGATAGAAATCAACATATATTGTTACGTTAGGTTCTGTTACTTCTACAACAATCATTTTTGATGGATAATATCCAAAATGAAATGCTCTAAAATATATTTTATAACTTTCACCCTGTCATTCCCAACCTACTTCCGTCTCCCCCTTGTTAAATCCTCCTACATCAGGAATTAACGACCACCATTTAGAAGTTCTCGAGGTAACCCATGTCCATCCTGTTTCTATTAAATTATTTGTTTTACTATTTATAAACCTCATATGAATCCAAGTCATTTCTGGCGGCTCTGTTGTTTTTACTTTATTATTTTTTTCTTTTTGTATTTGTATACTTGAAACACATGGCAGAGATAGTATAATTACCAGCTCCAATATATAACCAAAAATTATTTTTTTCATTTCTTTTCACCTTCTCTTATTATATTATATAGAATTATTTATATATAAATTTTATAGAACAAAATATAAATTTTATAGAACAAAAATCCTATAAGATACCAAAAAAACAGGTTTTTACAATGATTTAATCTTAAAAAATAGATTTAATTAAGTTTTAAAAATCTTGTAAAATAAAGTGACATTGTCAACATTTTCTAGTAGTAAAAGATGTTTGTTTAGACAAATACATACTCTGAGTTCATTATCGTTTTTCTGCATCTCTTAATTTGATGAGTGATGCTTCCGATCTTGATTGATAATACACTTCTAAAAGGTGATATTTTTAATAGAATCTCTTATAGGCTCTTATCACTCTATTATTTTTCAACAGCCTAGTTCTAATCTCTTGTTCAACAAAGAATATATCTGAAAGATTTATATTATCTTACTTCTCTAAAACATCAACTATCGGGTTCGCCTGCAATTCCTTCTCAGCAGATTTATCTAATACCTCAATGTAAAGTGGGTTTAATGTTTTGTAGTGCTTTACTTTTATTTTACCCTGTTTTTCCAAAATCTTAAGTTTTTTTATCTCTTTAAGCGTATTTGATACGCTCTCATATATCTCATCTATAGTGGTAGCATCTCTACTAATATCATAAACGTAGTTGTGCCACCACACAACGTATTGTCTTTCCATGTTTACCTCTCCAGTTATCAAAAAAGAGTACCATGTTTATATAGTTAAGCCGTTTTATTTATAAACCCGAAGGAAAAAAATGGCTAAAAAACAAATTACTAAATCAGAAAAAGAATGGAAAGAAATCCTAACGGAAAAAGAGTTTAAAATACTCATGGAAAAAGCAACCGAACCACCTTTCACAGGCGAATTGTTATACAACAAAGAAGAAGGGGTTTATGTTTGCGCGGGTTGCGGCAACAAAGTATTCGTCTGATTTCAAATTTGACTCTATGTGTGGTTGGCCTAGTTTTTCCAAACCATTTTCAAACGATAATATAGAGTTAAAACCTGACCATAGTTTTGGTATGAATAGAATTGAGGTTTTATGCAAAAGATGTGGCGGCCATCTAGGTCATGTATTTGATGATGGACCAATGCCAACTGGTAAACGTTTCTGTATTAACTCCGCTGCTCTTTATTTCAAAAAAAGATAATTTTTATTGTATTCTGCAGCCTGACAAACCCTTCTTTTGCAGATACCTCTGATGATACTCCTCTGCCTTGTAAAACTCGCCTGCCTGTGTTATCTCTGTGACTATGGGTTTAGAGTATTTCTTTGATTTAGCTAACTTGTCTTTTGATGCCTCAGCAATCTTCTTTTGTCTTTCATTATGGCAGAATATTACTGATCTATATTGTGTACCAAAATCAGGTCCCTGTCTGTTTAGCTGTGTTGGATCATGTATACTCCAAAAAATTTCTAGTAATTCTTCGTATGAAACTTTTTTTGGATCAAATTCAATTTGTACTACCTCAGCATGACCTGTTTTATCTGTGCAAACATCCTCATAAGTTGGGTTCTTAAGAGTACCACCCATGTAACCCACAGTAGTTTTTTCTACCCCTTTTATTTTTCTAAAAGCTTCTTCAACACCCCAGAAACATCCTGCTCCAAATGTTGCTTTTTCCATAAAGTTATTTCCTCTTTTTATTTATGTTTTTATAAATCTGGGATCCCCTTTTGCCATTTTTGTATTTTGTCAACATAATGTGGCAATTTATTTAAATCATAGTTACATATAGTGTTCAAATAAAAGGATGAGGATGAAAGACTCGGTTTTCTTGTAAAACCGGGTATTTGATTTTTGTTCTTTTAAAATAAAAAAATAGAAGAGTAACAGAGGAGATTATAAAATGAGATGTGTAAAAAAAGGTGACAAAGTCAAAGTAGAATATACCGGGATGCTAGAGGATGGAACAATTTTTGATAGCTCAGAAAAACATAACGCCCCACTAGAATTTGTTGCTGGTGGAGGACAATTAATCAAAGGATTCGATAACGCAGTAATAGGTATGAACATTGGGGAAGAAAAAGAGATAAAGATACCACCAGAAGAAGCATATGGTATGCCAAACCCTGATTTCGTTAAAGAAGTACCAAGAGATTGTTTCCCACCTGATCAAGAAATTAAACCAGGTATGATTTTCGTAATGAAGATGGATAATGGAAGACAAATACCATTAAGAATAACCCTTGTATCAGAAGACAAAGTAACTGTTGACTTAAACCCACCACTTGCTGGTAAAACACTTATATTCAAAATAAAACTAATAGCAATTATCATCTAAAAAAAAAGTTTTAAGTTTAAAATAATGATTTTGCAGCAAATAACTTTGTACAATATTCAATATTTTTTGTTAAACTGGTACATTAATAATATCAATAAAATAATGTGAAACGCATAACCTATTCCTAGATGTAAATAGTCTTGATTCCCTGTTTTTAATAATTTATCCAATGCCATGAACGTCCAGAAATTTGGTATCACACCAAGGATATATTTCCAGTTGTCTGCAACAAAAAACGCAAAAAGCGGTAGTAAAAATATGCTACCAGCTGTTTTGAACAATGCAAAAGCTTGTACCTTGTTATTAGCGAGGTTGTTTATCATTAATGCTATCAGTGGTGTAAAAAGCGTAAATAGAACAGCTACTGGTAGATAATCCAACAGAGGAATGTCAATTAGACCTGTTAGTAAAGGGAAAAACAGGATGAAAATAAAAGATAAAAAAGATATAAAAAACAACCTATAAACCAGGTAGCTTGTTCTTGATATAGGCATAACACGTAAAACTGTCAAAAGATTTTCATCACGTTCATCCATGATAAGAAATGATATAACAAAGCCGAACACCATTGGCATCATGATCGCCATCACCATATAAAGAACTGGATAGAATGGGTCAAGGGGGTACAAGTTTTTTGAAATCCATGGTATTATCAATCTGCATAATATTATGAAAATTATAGGAGATACAATACATCCAACAACGAGCAGCCGGTCTCTTGCTATGTTTTTCAAATCATTTATCATTAGTTTAGTAACAAAAACCATCTACTTACCCCTCCATTACTATGTGTTTGTAGAAAGCTTTTTTTGATATATAGTAACATAGTATTATCCAGAATATAAGGTAAACGACTCCATATATCGTTTCATTTATCGATATCTCCCCAAAAACCCCCTGGAATAATGTTATAGATGCTTGTGAAGGCAAAATATAGAATATATCGTTTTTATAGATACCTGACCCGTGCAGAAGCGGAGGCAAAAATAAAATTAACATAGCAATCATCATTAGAACCAGATACTCGTTTATGCTATGGCATCTTGAAACCATTATGAACCCGACTAGTATGAGAAAAACAGAGGTTAATATTATGCCTGTTAACATGTAGAAATAGTTGAATTCAAAACCATGCGCTAAATACAGGAAAAGAAGAGCAGCTACTATGGAGAGTATTGTTAATGATATTATTTTTGCGAGGAAATAGTTCCTAGTCTGCATCGGTGTCACAATAAGTGCTTGTATCGTGTTCTCATTTTTTTCAAATAGTACAAGCGCCCCCACAAACATGATCCCAATTAATGTCGGGTCGAAAAATAAAAACATTGTTAAGAAAAACGTTGTGTTGAATGCTGGTAATGCTACTAGTGCTATGTAGTATAAGATCGCACCTAACATCGCTATATAGATTATTTTGTATCTATGACCCAGTACAAACTCCCATTTAAGCATTGTTAGTAGCTGGTTCATTTAAGCTGCCTTCCCGTCACTTTTATAAAAACATCCTCGAGTGTTGCCTCCTCTGTATGTATTGTTTGTACTCGCCCACTGTTTAGTAAATTTATGAACATGTTGTTTGTCCCTAGGTTTGCCAGATTAAACTCTTCACATAAAAGATTACCATCTTCTAGGTATTCTACTCTAACAAGTTTTTTCCCGTGTTTTAACTTCAGTTCTTTAGGGCTTGCAATTAGTGATAACCTGCCATCCACCATAAACCCTACTCTATCACATAGCTCATCTGCATCTATCATATTATGTGTTGTAAGAAAAATTGATACACCCTCCTTCTTTTTTTGGAGTATTATGTTTTTCACCTGCCTGGCACTAACCGGGTCAAGACCAGTTGTTGGTTCATCAAGGAAAAGCATCCTGGGGTTGTTTAATAGCGCACGAACAAAGTTTAGTTTCGTCCTCATACCCTTTGAGAATGATCCTACACGCTGATTTGCATCTTTATCTAAATCCACCATTTTCAGCAACTCATAAGGATCAACAGTTTTCACTTTGTAAAAAGATGAAAAAAGTTCCAGGTTTTCCAGAGCAGTCAATTTCTGATAATGATTTGGTAACTCAAAACAAACACCTATATTATTGTATAAATCTGACCCCCAGTTTCTCAAATTCTTACCAAACAACTCAACATCCCCATTATAACCTTTTAATAAACCTATGATTACTTTCTGTGTAGTACTTTTACCAGCACCATTTGGTCCAAGGAAACCAAAAATCTCACCCTTTCTTATTTGAAAAGAAATACCATCCACCGCCTTCTTTTTTGATTTCGGGTAAGTGAACTCAAGGTTTTGTACTTTGATAGGATATTCATCAACACCTAATTGTGTTATGGGTTGTTCTTCTGGGAATCTAAAAAAACCTTTTGTGTTGCATCGTGGACAAACTAATTCAATTCTTTCCCCAGGGTTTGCTTGAACAGTGACAACGGTTTTACAATTCGGACATGCGATTGTTTTTGTAATCATTTCTTTATCACATCCTCATCATCCTTTAAGACAACGCCCTATATTGTTTGTAATATAAATGCTCGCACATTTAATTAACCCCATTTATAAACAGAAACATAATTAATAGGTAACCTGTTGTTAAATAATGAACTAAGGGAGAGAGATTATGGAAAGAAACATTAAACATATTTTGTTAGCAGCAGGAAATAGTATAGCTGTTATAGCAACAATAATTGTTAACACCCTAGCGGTTGTGCTTCCTTTAAACGGTAAAACAACACAGGAGCTATCAGACAACATACCAAATTTGTTTGTTCCAGCAGGGATAACATTCTCGATATGGAGCATCATCTACATTTTTCTGATAATATTCATGATATACCAGATAAT encodes the following:
- a CDS encoding DEAD/DEAH box helicase, which gives rise to MKFEEININKKLIETIHRRGFEELTAIQEKCLPEIIKGRDVIGQSETGSGKTLAFCLPILDKIIPGAGLQTVVLTPTRELCVQVSEVFAEYGKNLGIKTTSVYGGVGIEPQIMELRTSDIVIGTPGRMLDHLRRKTMGLSKVRFLVLDEFDKMLEMGFIEDVEQIIKQVPKNRQTLMFSATLLSDVDRFIHKHMNNPLVLQTQSYVDESKLEQIYYDIYPQNNKFSILVHLLKNNKEGLAIVFCATRRESDIVAKNLRYHGIHASAIHGGMSQNKRSQSLNSLKNQQTDVLVATDVAARGLDIKNVTHIYHYDVPKTATQYIHRIGRTARAGANGKTITLLTQPDHDNFRRVQSNNDLKIERAKIPDYKNVSFSRKDYRHNKRPFQRKYHHSFGKYKTINHNNY
- a CDS encoding peptidylprolyl isomerase, yielding MRCVKKGDKVKVEYTGMLEDGTIFDSSEKHNAPLEFVAGGGQLIKGFDNAVIGMNIGEEKEIKIPPEEAYGMPNPDFVKEVPRDCFPPDQEIKPGMIFVMKMDNGRQIPLRITLVSEDKVTVDLNPPLAGKTLIFKIKLIAIII
- a CDS encoding ATP-binding cassette domain-containing protein, whose translation is MITKTIACPNCKTVVTVQANPGERIELVCPRCNTKGFFRFPEEQPITQLGVDEYPIKVQNLEFTYPKSKKKAVDGISFQIRKGEIFGFLGPNGAGKSTTQKVIIGLLKGYNGDVELFGKNLRNWGSDLYNNIGVCFELPNHYQKLTALENLELFSSFYKVKTVDPYELLKMVDLDKDANQRVGSFSKGMRTKLNFVRALLNNPRMLFLDEPTTGLDPVSARQVKNIILQKKKEGVSIFLTTHNMIDADELCDRVGFMVDGRLSLIASPKELKLKHGKKLVRVEYLEDGNLLCEEFNLANLGTNNMFINLLNSGRVQTIHTEEATLEDVFIKVTGRQLK
- a CDS encoding ABC transporter permease, which translates into the protein MNQLLTMLKWEFVLGHRYKIIYIAMLGAILYYIALVALPAFNTTFFLTMFLFFDPTLIGIMFVGALVLFEKNENTIQALIVTPMQTRNYFLAKIISLTILSIVAALLFLYLAHGFEFNYFYMLTGIILTSVFLILVGFIMVSRCHSINEYLVLMMIAMLILFLPPLLHGSGIYKNDIFYILPSQASITLFQGVFGEISINETIYGVVYLIFWIILCYYISKKAFYKHIVMEG
- the msrA gene encoding peptide-methionine (S)-S-oxide reductase MsrA — encoded protein: MEKATFGAGCFWGVEEAFRKIKGVEKTTVGYMGGTLKNPTYEDVCTDKTGHAEVVQIEFDPKKVSYEELLEIFWSIHDPTQLNRQGPDFGTQYRSVIFCHNERQKKIAEASKDKLAKSKKYSKPIVTEITQAGEFYKAEEYHQRYLQKKGLSGCRIQ